In a single window of the Pseudodesulfovibrio profundus genome:
- a CDS encoding DUF429 domain-containing protein, with amino-acid sequence MKYVGVDGCRAGWFAVIIEENSVSCSLYAKFSSLWAAHDAAACIMVDIPIGLPDCAPYLRNADSLARKRLGGRGASIFTPGVRGVLDALDYPLACEVNRQLTGKKISKQFWNIVPKIKDVDCVVQANPSCREVVRESHPELCFSLAAGRELIHGKKSPEGIEERLAVIRSRHPDVHTLYEKALNSYYRKDVARDDIPDAMILAVTAWSSAGSLRSYPSPPQYDSRNVPMAIWYHEFS; translated from the coding sequence ATGAAATATGTTGGAGTTGACGGCTGTCGGGCTGGCTGGTTTGCTGTTATCATTGAAGAAAATAGCGTGTCATGCTCGCTGTATGCGAAATTCTCTTCCCTGTGGGCTGCACACGACGCGGCAGCATGCATCATGGTGGATATCCCCATCGGCCTGCCGGACTGCGCTCCGTATTTGCGCAATGCCGATTCATTGGCCCGTAAACGGCTTGGAGGGAGAGGTGCTTCAATCTTCACGCCAGGGGTGCGTGGGGTGCTTGATGCCCTGGATTACCCGTTGGCATGCGAGGTAAATCGGCAACTTACCGGAAAGAAGATAAGCAAGCAATTCTGGAATATTGTGCCGAAGATTAAGGATGTCGATTGTGTGGTGCAAGCAAATCCGTCGTGTCGTGAAGTCGTGCGGGAAAGTCATCCTGAATTGTGCTTTTCCTTGGCGGCGGGACGGGAATTGATACATGGTAAGAAGTCGCCGGAGGGCATTGAGGAGCGGCTTGCCGTTATCCGAAGCCGCCATCCCGATGTGCACACCTTGTATGAAAAGGCGTTGAACAGTTACTATCGAAAAGACGTGGCCCGGGATGACATTCCTGATGCCATGATACTGGCTGTGACGGCATGGTCGTCGGCGGGGAGTCTGCGATCCTACCCCTCACCGCCGCAATACGATAGCCGGAATGTGCCAATGGCAATTTGGTATCACGAGTTTTCCTGA
- a CDS encoding HD-GYP domain-containing protein → MDTKISAARPVSYFPVSPVMLFPEALGDFSVYLWRGGDFILYTSSGQKFTPSHCRVLHKNDIGEVYIQSSEKVQYEQYIEKHLGRILQDENLPIELRSKIFYEASTLVMQDVFDNKLPSTLRARHFARVSDIVKNSIKFLASDNSLSSVAPFISHDYKTYTHCMHVFICSVAMCHTYEVGENELFECGLGALLHDVGKAKIPRSILNKRGSLTQSEREIIKEHPVHGVSMCSHLPMTQNTINCILFHHEKLDGTGYPAGLKSENIPLPVRIISLADVYDALTSERPYAEAMDPYAALSLMRNSMRDALDMNVFKRFVAVLSGADMI, encoded by the coding sequence ATGGATACAAAGATCAGTGCCGCTCGGCCGGTATCCTACTTCCCCGTTTCGCCGGTCATGCTGTTTCCGGAAGCTTTGGGGGATTTTTCAGTCTACCTCTGGCGCGGGGGGGACTTCATTCTCTATACAAGCTCCGGGCAGAAATTTACCCCCAGTCATTGTCGCGTTCTTCATAAAAACGATATCGGTGAAGTCTATATCCAGAGCTCCGAAAAGGTGCAGTACGAGCAGTACATTGAAAAGCACCTCGGGCGGATCCTTCAGGATGAAAACCTGCCCATCGAACTGCGATCCAAAATTTTCTACGAAGCATCCACGCTGGTCATGCAGGATGTGTTCGATAACAAGCTGCCGAGCACCCTTCGGGCGCGTCACTTCGCACGCGTTTCCGATATCGTGAAGAATTCCATCAAGTTCCTTGCTTCGGACAACTCGTTGTCTTCCGTGGCTCCCTTTATCTCACACGATTACAAGACATATACTCATTGTATGCATGTCTTCATATGCTCCGTGGCCATGTGTCATACCTACGAGGTGGGTGAGAACGAGCTGTTCGAGTGCGGTCTGGGGGCGCTGCTTCATGATGTCGGCAAGGCAAAGATACCCCGGAGTATTCTCAACAAACGGGGAAGCCTGACGCAGTCGGAGCGCGAAATAATCAAGGAACACCCCGTACACGGTGTATCAATGTGCTCGCACCTGCCCATGACCCAGAACACGATCAACTGCATCCTCTTTCATCATGAAAAGCTGGATGGTACCGGCTATCCGGCTGGGCTCAAGAGTGAGAATATTCCACTGCCGGTTCGTATCATCTCTCTTGCCGACGTGTACGACGCGCTGACGAGTGAACGCCCTTATGCAGAGGCCATGGACCCGTATGCAGCCCTGTCGCTCATGCGAAACAGCATGCGTGATGCCCTGGACATGAATGTCTTCAAACGATTTGTTGCAGTGCTCAGTGGCGCTGACATGATTTAG
- a CDS encoding IS5 family transposase (programmed frameshift): MQKRHALRDDQWDKIKEYLPGKQSDCGVTAKDNRLFIDAVMWIGKTGAPWRDLPESYGKWSSVHKRFIRWAKKGVWQMIFNTLAVDADTEWLMIDSTIVRAHQHSAGGKGAPPQQSVGKSRGGFSTKVHAATDALGCPTKFILTPGNTADCSMAIPLIEGQAAEHVLADKGYDSDEIVMAIEAMNANPVVPPRSHRKTRRTYDKHLYKERSAIECMFGNLKQFRRIATRYDKLATSYLAFVYVGAMWLWLK, encoded by the exons GTGCAAAAAAGACACGCTCTACGCGACGATCAGTGGGATAAAATCAAAGAATATCTTCCAGGAAAACAAAGTGACTGCGGTGTAACTGCAAAAGATAACAGGCTATTCATTGATGCAGTCATGTGGATTGGCAAGACAGGGGCGCCTTGGCGAGATTTGCCAGAAAGCTATGGCAAGTGGTCTTCGGTCCATAAGAGATTTATCCGCTGGGCCAAGAAAGGTGTATGGCAAATGATCTTCAACACGCTTGCGGTAGACGCTGATACTGAATGGCTCATGATTGACAGCACAATAGTGCGAGCTCATCAGCATTCGGCTGGCGGAAAGGGGGCACCTCC CCAGCAGTCGGTGGGGAAATCTAGAGGAGGGTTTTCAACGAAAGTCCATGCTGCCACAGATGCTCTCGGATGTCCAACTAAATTCATATTAACACCTGGAAATACAGCGGATTGCAGTATGGCGATTCCGCTTATTGAAGGACAGGCTGCCGAGCATGTCCTTGCTGATAAGGGCTATGATTCAGATGAAATTGTAATGGCAATTGAAGCCATGAATGCCAATCCGGTTGTCCCTCCTCGCTCTCACAGAAAGACAAGGCGAACATATGACAAACATCTCTATAAGGAGCGAAGTGCTATAGAGTGTATGTTTGGAAATTTAAAACAGTTTCGAAGGATTGCAACACGATACGACAAGCTGGCGACGTCCTATCTTGCTTTCGTGTACGTAGGAGCAATGTGGCTGTGGCTGAAGTGA
- a CDS encoding GGDEF domain-containing protein has product MGGNGFGMDGFTTLMRTSGVKDDSDWLAVVLFVRNLLSKLSVYSDDKKVEIQRELFKELAKKDFSTEHFEEVVAMLDMYIMQTIGALELEEALTREKRSAAQLLNEMGEIIDTMHGSNQRQRRKLAAFKEHTVGVISSGDSKSVIVGKVRELFTELIAEFKEEARTLNARAQMLERTANFDPMLTELHNRRAFDAYLSEAVSGLKGDSPPLCLMMIDVDHFKRVNDTYGHQTGDDVLRALARILTTHAILYQGFTARYGGEELVVVTRNLNLESAYIKAEALRSSVESYDFRNRHDGQLDEQIKFTVSIGVAQWREGWDVGQLISAADSALYMAKNSGRNRVCQSEES; this is encoded by the coding sequence ATGGGCGGGAATGGTTTTGGCATGGATGGTTTCACCACCCTGATGAGGACGTCTGGTGTCAAGGATGATTCCGACTGGCTGGCTGTCGTGTTGTTTGTCCGGAATTTGCTTTCCAAGTTGTCTGTCTATTCCGATGACAAGAAGGTGGAAATCCAGCGTGAATTGTTCAAGGAGCTGGCAAAGAAGGACTTTTCTACAGAGCACTTCGAGGAAGTGGTCGCCATGCTCGACATGTACATCATGCAGACAATCGGCGCCCTTGAGCTTGAAGAGGCTCTGACCAGAGAAAAACGGTCAGCAGCACAACTGCTTAATGAGATGGGTGAAATCATCGATACCATGCATGGCTCCAACCAGCGGCAGCGACGTAAGCTGGCCGCCTTCAAGGAGCATACGGTCGGTGTGATCTCTTCCGGTGATTCCAAGTCGGTCATTGTTGGTAAGGTTCGTGAATTGTTCACCGAACTGATCGCCGAATTCAAGGAGGAAGCCCGAACGCTGAATGCCCGTGCTCAGATGTTGGAGAGAACGGCCAATTTTGATCCGATGCTGACGGAGTTGCACAATAGGCGGGCTTTTGACGCGTACCTCAGTGAAGCTGTGTCCGGTCTCAAGGGCGATTCTCCGCCCTTGTGTCTCATGATGATTGATGTGGATCATTTCAAGCGTGTAAACGATACATACGGACACCAGACAGGGGATGACGTGTTGCGTGCTCTTGCGCGAATTCTCACTACGCATGCCATTTTATACCAGGGGTTTACCGCTCGCTACGGTGGAGAGGAACTCGTGGTCGTCACCAGGAATTTGAATCTGGAGTCGGCCTACATCAAGGCGGAAGCCCTTCGTTCCAGCGTCGAATCCTATGACTTCCGCAATCGCCATGACGGACAGCTGGATGAGCAGATCAAGTTTACCGTATCCATTGGAGTGGCGCAGTGGCGGGAAGGCTGGGATGTCGGGCAACTGATCAGTGCTGCGGACAGCGCCTTGTACATGGCGAAAAACAGTGGAAGAAACAGGGTTTGTCAGTCCGAAGAATCCTAG
- a CDS encoding IS1595 family transposase, translating into MRKSRLSKDKQLRLIEHFVAGTTARCAADLVGVNVKTAAYYFHRLREIIAVEESCEGMDFGEFEVDESYFGGKRKGKRGRGAAGKVPVFGILKRGGKVYTQVIPDAKGKTLLPIIQERIQPDSVVYSDCWYGYNVLDVSAFKHFRINHSKLFADSHNHINGIENFWNQAKRHMRKFNGIPTKHFSLFLKECEWRFNNSNPRSQFKQLKQWVRRHMG; encoded by the coding sequence ATGCGAAAAAGTCGTTTGAGCAAGGACAAGCAGCTTCGTTTAATCGAACATTTTGTGGCTGGCACGACAGCTCGTTGCGCTGCCGATCTGGTTGGTGTGAACGTCAAAACAGCCGCCTATTACTTTCACCGGCTCCGGGAAATCATAGCGGTAGAAGAGTCCTGTGAAGGGATGGATTTTGGCGAATTTGAGGTCGATGAGAGCTACTTCGGTGGCAAGCGAAAGGGCAAAAGAGGACGTGGGGCGGCTGGTAAGGTTCCTGTTTTTGGAATCCTTAAAAGGGGCGGGAAGGTCTATACACAGGTGATTCCTGATGCGAAAGGTAAAACCTTGCTTCCCATTATTCAGGAAAGAATCCAGCCAGACAGTGTGGTTTACTCGGACTGCTGGTATGGCTACAATGTCCTTGATGTGTCAGCGTTCAAACACTTCCGAATCAACCACTCGAAGCTGTTTGCAGATAGCCACAACCACATCAATGGAATCGAGAATTTTTGGAACCAGGCCAAACGCCATATGAGGAAATTCAACGGCATTCCAACCAAGCATTTTTCTCTGTTTTTAAAGGAATGCGAGTGGCGTTTTAATAACAGCAATCCGCGAAGCCAGTTTAAACAACTGAAACAGTGGGTTAGAAGACATATGGGCTAG
- a CDS encoding DNA integrity scanning protein DisA nucleotide-binding domain protein produces the protein MSDASFENICIFHILDGLRDGLSHFSQPCRVALIYSEGPTSPPRICDPQGLLEGHEPKLRDYYLYSNKWRQYPTPSRAVHVMEDEGDRLGMSGIITLAAKSKHMHYQAWFTDEHPDMCSTGPTKRWLEYAAGLLSQNFATRDVQNLDTAGFVLQHCSTHAVRDYIVDERSRQGWLDTNIRIYPFLDSILGVSSTQEEGEWPRGRVVVVEPSQMERVRFVCRFPEMEQPRLEDHKHVRKLLQAVEESGRVLVSDGQRILGVAIGPMPGSYMAAQFSGRHGFLWLKNSLICSFYEGRFHSSNLRANLVQLEEQLLETDMSMEDQHTLLQIVSLMVNRVRDRKHGCTLVIDTAVEPMTMAGQHFVKELDLQESSQLKLACSLAKLDGALHVGRDLKLHGFACLMDGRSVPGENRARGARFNSALRFTAEHEDIVVVVVSADRPVSIIKNGVEMTALCHYQQIKGLGRPPMLAEWIMS, from the coding sequence ATGAGCGATGCATCGTTTGAAAACATATGTATTTTTCATATTCTGGATGGCCTTCGAGATGGCTTGTCTCATTTTTCGCAGCCCTGCCGTGTCGCACTTATCTACTCTGAAGGCCCCACTTCTCCCCCTCGCATCTGCGACCCTCAAGGATTGCTTGAAGGACACGAGCCAAAGCTTCGTGATTACTACCTCTACAGCAACAAATGGCGTCAATATCCGACGCCGAGTCGCGCCGTGCATGTAATGGAAGACGAGGGCGATCGGCTCGGCATGTCCGGCATCATCACCCTGGCCGCCAAATCAAAGCACATGCACTATCAGGCATGGTTCACCGATGAGCACCCTGACATGTGTTCCACCGGCCCCACCAAGCGCTGGCTGGAATACGCGGCAGGACTCCTTTCCCAAAATTTCGCCACAAGGGATGTGCAAAACCTCGACACAGCAGGTTTTGTCCTCCAGCACTGCTCAACGCACGCCGTGCGCGACTACATCGTCGATGAACGCAGCAGGCAGGGCTGGCTTGATACCAATATCCGCATCTACCCCTTCCTCGATTCCATTCTCGGCGTATCCAGCACGCAGGAGGAAGGCGAATGGCCCCGTGGGCGCGTTGTAGTAGTCGAACCGAGCCAGATGGAGCGGGTTCGCTTTGTCTGTCGTTTCCCGGAAATGGAACAACCCCGCCTTGAGGACCACAAGCATGTTCGCAAGCTGTTACAGGCCGTCGAGGAATCAGGCCGCGTGCTGGTTTCAGACGGACAGCGCATACTGGGAGTCGCCATCGGCCCCATGCCGGGATCATACATGGCGGCACAGTTCAGCGGCAGACATGGTTTTCTGTGGCTCAAGAACTCACTGATCTGCAGCTTTTACGAGGGGAGATTCCACTCCTCCAACCTTCGGGCCAATCTGGTCCAACTGGAAGAGCAACTCCTTGAAACCGACATGTCCATGGAAGACCAGCACACCCTGCTCCAGATTGTTTCGCTCATGGTGAACAGGGTTCGTGACCGAAAGCACGGCTGCACCCTTGTCATCGATACGGCTGTCGAGCCAATGACCATGGCTGGCCAGCACTTTGTAAAGGAACTGGACCTTCAGGAATCCAGCCAGCTCAAGCTCGCCTGTTCCCTTGCCAAGCTGGACGGCGCACTTCATGTGGGCCGCGATCTCAAGCTGCACGGTTTTGCCTGTCTTATGGATGGCCGCAGCGTGCCTGGCGAAAACCGCGCTCGCGGCGCCCGCTTCAACTCCGCGCTTCGTTTCACGGCAGAACATGAGGATATCGTGGTTGTGGTTGTCTCGGCCGACCGACCGGTCTCCATCATCAAAAATGGTGTCGAGATGACAGCGCTTTGTCACTACCAGCAAATCAAAGGGCTTGGACGTCCGCCCATGCTGGCGGAATGGATCATGTCCTGA
- a CDS encoding PAS domain S-box protein, with the protein MIIDDNKDFRSLVATGLVKKGYEVLQAANGSAGVAVFWTEKPDVVLVDLWMPEMDGHSVIAALSELSCEIPVIVLSGKGDVDDVVRSMRSGAWDYVVKGSDVVSEVGQAIERCLKRYDGQKEHRCFLEKEIRERQETESELQTQVLFLQTIIDAVPDSIFYKDENGVYLGCNKAFEEYIGIPKEQIINKRVDSLVSSEEQEYYEDKDATLMDEGGVQEYERTTHFNNRERTIRVRKAQYHHPNGKRGLVGVVTDISDSSRLEKELRASEARFRSLLDFSPLPILIVRMDDGLCVYANKSSGEQFGVDSENMIGMSVSNFHTEQAVHRNIPHRIKEKGFLSKLEVELLRLDGTSFWAQVSAVLFEWDGREVCLLTVTDIDENKQLLEALRKFEFIANASHEIMSLCNRDCVYEAVNTAYLEHHAVSKEHILGRSMAEIWGKKIFEREIHKRVQRCFKGESVNYKSWFAFTGKEERHYDVSMYPYMNKDGRVTHVATITRDITDQTMAHARLLESREHFRAIFESSIDPILLLDSQLRLTDMNTAAIAKFGFSKGAIVGKELRAFHESDVFYERFKDVVLPTLQGAGAWVGEWRFVDYMGKRIITDMSISTMPDTAEGDSGGYVAMVRDIGPRLKAEAERLDSERRYRILFEASGAASLLVYGNGTISKANQRFLDLVEAKREEVEGAAHWLSFVSKKDQEYARLKFESCLEARPGVVVSYEFVLVTGGGKIRHVYVQVTRLPGTDQAIVSLVDITKQKRVEHRLRKTLNEVNALQENTIFGIGLTQKEVISRVNKRGAEMLGYTSEAMSGIKPSSLFRSQKEYLKLRKECERDLRQRGGYEGEWQLQRVDGSLIWVSLFAKTMNRALPFSEVIWTLSDITDRKYNETVATMLYQISTAVSVTSDLDELYQRIHAVLGENMNATNFFVGLLDETRRYMTFTYFEDEKDNNKGVTFDTKDPNVASLSVEVIRSGKPLMIRAEQVSGKNNEHLADATFMLREDFMRLHGLTESVMAGSQSKVWLGVPLKVGGSVMGVMAVQSYTNPEQYSMRDVDLLVSVSEQIALAIGRKQADQNLLKAKEQAEAANHSKNEFLANMSHEVRTPLNGVLGMLQLAQTTDLTEEQRDYVDTALMSGRSLLSIINDILDFSKIEAGKLEVAVEPFSPRQLVNGVLATFRGDAKGKHVSLSGEVDSDTPEIVVGGKGRLRQILFNLVGNSVKFTESGSVRVSLSPLQIDPEKKKVRLLLIVEDTGIGIPQDKINLIFEPFTQVDGSYVRQHQGTGLGLGIVKRLVSLMNGSLEVDTIEGEGTSIYITLSFEYDPALHAENVLAEDALTVPKGLKLLVVEDNRVNRLMAARMLNKLGHEVDVAEDGLEALEKLESTRYDAVFMDIQMSGMDGIETTRRIREAKPDSFIDPTIPIIAMTAHAMAGDRDLFLSSGMSDYIAKPVEMDDMTAVLARLDTPPVH; encoded by the coding sequence TTGATTATAGATGACAACAAAGACTTTCGCTCTTTGGTAGCCACCGGGTTGGTAAAAAAGGGGTACGAGGTTTTACAGGCGGCGAACGGCTCTGCAGGGGTTGCCGTTTTCTGGACTGAAAAGCCGGATGTCGTCCTGGTCGACTTATGGATGCCGGAAATGGATGGGCATTCCGTTATTGCTGCTTTGAGTGAATTGTCATGCGAAATCCCCGTCATTGTTTTATCCGGCAAAGGGGATGTTGATGACGTGGTTCGTTCCATGCGTTCCGGCGCCTGGGATTATGTCGTCAAAGGAAGTGATGTGGTGTCCGAGGTCGGACAGGCTATTGAGCGATGCCTCAAGCGGTATGATGGGCAGAAAGAGCATCGGTGTTTTCTTGAAAAGGAAATCCGTGAACGCCAGGAAACCGAATCCGAACTGCAAACACAAGTTCTTTTTTTACAGACCATTATCGATGCCGTCCCCGACAGTATATTCTACAAGGACGAAAACGGTGTGTACCTGGGATGCAACAAGGCGTTCGAGGAATACATCGGTATCCCAAAGGAGCAGATCATCAACAAGCGGGTTGATAGTCTGGTTTCGTCCGAGGAACAGGAATATTACGAAGATAAGGATGCAACCCTCATGGACGAGGGAGGCGTGCAGGAATACGAGCGGACAACCCACTTCAACAACAGGGAACGCACCATACGCGTGCGAAAGGCACAGTACCATCATCCCAACGGGAAACGAGGACTGGTAGGCGTTGTTACGGATATCAGTGATTCCAGCCGTTTGGAAAAGGAATTACGAGCAAGCGAGGCCCGATTTCGCTCTCTGCTGGATTTTTCCCCTTTGCCTATCCTTATAGTTCGCATGGATGACGGCCTTTGTGTGTATGCGAACAAAAGCAGTGGCGAGCAGTTTGGTGTCGATAGCGAAAATATGATCGGGATGTCTGTTTCCAATTTTCATACGGAACAGGCTGTTCATCGAAATATTCCCCACAGAATCAAGGAGAAAGGGTTTCTTTCCAAACTTGAGGTCGAGTTGCTGCGTCTGGACGGAACCAGTTTCTGGGCACAGGTTTCGGCGGTGCTCTTTGAGTGGGATGGCAGGGAGGTCTGCCTGCTGACCGTCACTGATATCGACGAGAACAAGCAGTTGCTAGAGGCGCTCAGAAAATTCGAATTCATTGCCAACGCATCACACGAGATAATGAGTCTGTGTAACAGGGACTGTGTGTATGAAGCGGTGAACACGGCGTATCTGGAACATCACGCCGTGAGCAAGGAACATATCCTGGGCCGAAGCATGGCCGAAATCTGGGGCAAAAAGATATTTGAAAGGGAAATACACAAGCGTGTGCAACGGTGTTTCAAAGGAGAATCCGTCAACTACAAGTCCTGGTTTGCATTTACCGGCAAGGAAGAGAGACACTACGATGTTTCCATGTACCCGTATATGAACAAGGATGGACGGGTTACTCATGTTGCAACCATCACGCGCGACATAACCGATCAGACCATGGCCCATGCCAGGTTGCTGGAAAGTCGTGAACATTTTCGGGCTATTTTTGAAAGTTCCATCGATCCGATTCTGCTCTTGGACAGTCAACTCCGACTCACAGACATGAACACGGCTGCCATTGCCAAGTTCGGGTTCAGCAAAGGGGCGATAGTTGGAAAGGAACTCCGTGCATTCCATGAGTCGGATGTGTTTTACGAGCGGTTCAAGGATGTGGTTCTTCCAACGCTTCAGGGAGCCGGAGCATGGGTTGGAGAGTGGCGTTTCGTGGATTACATGGGCAAACGGATAATCACGGACATGTCCATATCCACCATGCCAGATACGGCAGAGGGTGATTCGGGCGGGTATGTGGCCATGGTTCGCGATATCGGGCCACGCCTCAAGGCGGAAGCAGAGCGCCTTGATTCAGAACGGCGCTACAGGATTCTTTTCGAGGCTTCAGGTGCTGCCAGCCTTCTGGTGTACGGAAATGGCACGATCTCCAAGGCGAACCAGCGGTTCCTGGATTTGGTCGAGGCCAAGCGGGAAGAGGTCGAAGGAGCGGCGCACTGGTTGAGCTTCGTATCGAAAAAGGATCAGGAATATGCCCGTCTAAAATTTGAATCTTGTCTGGAAGCGCGGCCGGGTGTCGTTGTTTCATATGAGTTCGTCCTTGTGACCGGAGGCGGCAAGATTCGCCATGTTTATGTTCAGGTCACCCGCCTTCCCGGTACGGATCAGGCCATTGTCTCGCTTGTGGATATTACCAAACAGAAGCGCGTGGAACATCGGCTTCGGAAAACCCTGAATGAAGTCAATGCGCTACAGGAAAACACGATTTTCGGGATCGGGCTGACGCAGAAAGAAGTAATCTCGCGTGTCAACAAGCGGGGTGCGGAAATGCTCGGCTATACTTCTGAAGCCATGTCGGGCATCAAACCGTCTTCCCTTTTCCGCTCTCAGAAGGAATACCTGAAACTCCGCAAGGAGTGTGAGCGCGATTTGCGACAACGTGGAGGGTATGAAGGGGAGTGGCAATTGCAACGTGTTGATGGTTCACTGATCTGGGTGAGCCTGTTTGCAAAGACAATGAACAGGGCATTGCCTTTCAGTGAGGTCATCTGGACCCTGTCTGACATAACCGACCGTAAGTACAATGAAACTGTTGCCACTATGTTGTATCAGATCTCAACGGCAGTCAGTGTTACTTCGGATTTGGATGAACTGTATCAGCGCATTCATGCCGTCCTTGGTGAGAACATGAATGCCACCAATTTCTTTGTTGGCTTGCTGGATGAAACCCGCCGTTACATGACGTTCACGTATTTCGAGGATGAAAAAGATAATAACAAGGGCGTGACCTTCGACACCAAGGATCCGAATGTCGCCAGCCTTTCCGTGGAGGTTATCCGATCGGGCAAACCCCTGATGATTCGTGCCGAACAGGTCTCAGGGAAAAACAATGAGCATCTGGCAGACGCGACATTCATGTTGCGCGAAGACTTCATGCGCCTTCATGGGCTGACTGAGTCGGTTATGGCCGGTTCCCAGTCAAAAGTCTGGCTGGGTGTGCCGCTCAAGGTCGGCGGTTCCGTCATGGGCGTCATGGCGGTGCAGTCGTACACCAACCCGGAGCAGTACTCCATGCGCGACGTGGACCTCCTGGTATCGGTATCGGAGCAGATTGCGCTCGCCATTGGTCGCAAACAAGCCGATCAGAACCTGCTGAAAGCCAAGGAGCAGGCAGAGGCCGCCAACCATTCCAAAAATGAATTTCTTGCGAACATGAGCCATGAGGTGCGCACGCCCCTCAATGGTGTGCTTGGCATGTTGCAATTGGCACAGACAACAGACCTGACCGAAGAACAGCGTGACTATGTGGATACGGCTCTCATGTCGGGTCGCAGCCTGCTCTCGATCATTAATGACATTCTGGACTTCTCCAAGATCGAGGCTGGCAAGCTGGAAGTGGCTGTGGAACCGTTTTCGCCCAGACAGCTTGTCAACGGGGTGCTTGCCACGTTTCGTGGCGATGCCAAAGGTAAGCATGTCAGTCTCTCCGGCGAGGTGGATTCGGATACTCCCGAAATTGTCGTTGGCGGAAAAGGACGGCTTCGGCAGATTCTGTTCAACTTGGTGGGTAACAGCGTCAAGTTTACGGAATCAGGAAGCGTCAGGGTTTCTCTATCCCCACTTCAAATTGATCCAGAGAAGAAGAAGGTCCGGTTGTTGTTGATTGTTGAAGATACTGGAATTGGTATTCCACAGGATAAAATAAATCTTATTTTTGAGCCATTTACTCAGGTTGATGGATCGTATGTTCGACAACACCAGGGAACAGGTCTCGGACTGGGGATTGTCAAACGATTGGTGTCGTTGATGAACGGTTCGCTGGAAGTGGATACCATCGAAGGTGAGGGGACCAGTATCTACATAACCCTGTCCTTTGAATACGATCCGGCTCTGCATGCGGAAAATGTGCTTGCCGAAGATGCACTCACAGTGCCTAAGGGCTTGAAACTACTGGTGGTAGAAGATAATCGGGTCAATCGACTGATGGCTGCACGGATGTTGAACAAGCTTGGTCATGAAGTGGATGTGGCCGAGGATGGTCTGGAGGCGCTGGAGAAGCTTGAATCAACTCGGTATGATGCTGTTTTCATGGATATTCAGATGTCCGGGATGGACGGGATTGAGACCACGAGAAGGATCCGTGAAGCCAAGCCCGATTCTTTCATCGACCCGACAATCCCCATCATTGCCATGACTGCTCACGCCATGGCCGGAGATCGTGATTTGTTCCTTTCCAGCGGAATGAGCGACTACATCGCCAAGCCTGTGGAGATGGACGACATGACGGCTGTGCTGGCCCGATTGGATACTCCTCCCGTGCATTAG